CCGTCTGGGCGACGACTCGTCCCTGACTACCGGGAGTAAGGCACTTCCACGAGTGCCATATCGTCGGACGGAACCACTCGTTCGAGTGTCTCTTCGAGTTCGTCCCACGTCGCCGGTCGATAGGCGTCGATGCCGAAACTCTCCGCGAACCTGACGAAGTCGGGATTCGTGAGGTGCGTGCCGAAGGAATTGCCCGTGTGTTCTCGCTGTTTTCGCGAGATGAGGCCGTAGTCGTTGTCGTTGAACAGCAGTATCGTAAACCCACAGTCGAGTCGCGTCGCTGTCTCGATTTCTGCGGCGTTCATCAGGAAGCCGCCGTCGCCCGTCGCGGCGACGACGTTCGAATCGACGGCGAGGTCTGCTGCTACCGCGCCGGGAACGGCGATGCCCATGGTCGCGAGGCCGTTCGAGATGATGGTCGTGTTCGGTTCGTAGGCGGGGAAGTTCTGTGCGATGACCATCTTGTGGTGGCCCACGTCCGAGATGAGCACGTCCGCCGGGTCCATCGCTTCGCGGAGGTACGGGAGGGCTCCCGCCACGCTGAACCCGTCGTCTGCGGCTGGTTTCGTGAGCACCTCGTCGATGATTGCCGCCCGTTCTGCTGCGTACCAGTCGTCGTCCGTCGAACAGGTGTCGAGATGGTCTCCGAGCGCGCGCAGGCCGGCTGTGATGTCACAGACGAGTTCTACGTCCGGATTGTAGTGTTCGTACACCTCCGCCGGTTCGTGGTCGAGGTGGACCACCGCCTTGTCGAGACTGTGATTCCACTTCTCCGGGTCGTGTTCCGCGATGTCGTAGCCGATGGCGAGGATGGCGTCCGCCCGCTCGATGACGGCGTGGGCCTCGTCGTTCGACCCCGAGTCGAGGGTCATGAGCGAGTGGTCGTCGTCGTCAGAAATCGCCCCCTTCCCCATGTAGGTGGCGACGACTGGAGCGTTCGTCTTGGCGACGATTTGCTGGAGGACGTCCCCGGCGTGCGTGCGCACGGCTCCGTTGCCGGCGAGAATGAGCGGTCTGTCGGTTCCACAGAGCAGTTCAGCCGCGCGCTCGACAGATGCTGCGTCCGGGTCGGGCCGCCGGATTCGCTCGCGCTGTTCGAGGGGCGTCGCATCCGTGGCCTCCCCCGCGACGTCCTCGGGGAACTCGAGGTGGGTCGCGCCGGGTTTCTGATACTCGGCGAGTTTGAACGCCTTGCGAACCGACTCGTTCACGATTTCTGGTTCACCTATCTGCGTGTTCCACTTCACGACGGGTTCGAACATGTGAACGATGTCGAGCGCCTGATGACTCTCCTTGTGGAGGCGCTCGCGCCCGCCCTGCCCCGTAATCGCGACGAGCGGACTCTTATCGAGGTGGGCGTCTGCGACCCCCGTGAGGAGGTTCGTCGCCCCCGGGCCGAGCGTCCCCATGCAGACGCCCGCGTGGCCGGTTAGTCGGCCGTGGACGTCGGCCATGAACGCTGCGCCCTGTTCGTGGCGCACTGGGATGAACTCGATCGACGAATCCGCGAGCGAGAACAGGACGTCTTCGAGTTCTTCCCCCGGCAGGCCGAACACGTACTCCACACCCTCTACCGCGAGACACTCGACGAGCAAGTCGGAGGCCTTCATGAGTCGTTATTCACATCACTGCGCCATCATTCCACCGGCTGGGAGAGTCTGCCCGTAGTCTACGAATAATTATTACCTCAAACTGAGTTATGTTACCACATGGCACAAACATTTGAGTGTATGGACTGTGGTCACCGCATGGAGGCCACCACACGCACGCCGTGTCCCGAGTGTGGCGGCGTCATGCAGAACCTCGCGGTTCGCCGCGAGTAAATTTTGGTCGGTTTCCCGACCGCTTTTTCGACTATTCGGAGAGTGAAATCTCCGCGTCGCCGTCTGCGTCCTGAATCCACATCGTCTTGCGGTTGACGAATTCGAGGATGCCGTCCCGCGAGAGTTCGCGCCCGTAGCCGGAGTCTTTGACGCCGCCGAAGGGGATACGCGGGTCGGATTTTACGAGTTCGTTCACGAAGACGCACCCGGCCTCGATGCGGTGGCCAACGCGTTCGCCGCGTTCGAGGTCACTCGTCCAGACGCTCGCGCCGAGACCGAGGTTCGTGTCGTTGGCCACGCGAATGGCTTCTGCCTCGTCTCCGACTTTGAATACAGACGCGACGGGGCCGAACACCTCTTCCTCGGCCGCGGGCGACCCGTCGGGCACGTCGGTCAACACCGTCGGTGGGTAGTAGAAGCCGTCACGGTCCATCGGCTCACCGCCGAGTTCGACGGTCGCCCCGGCCTCGACGCTCTCTGTGACCTGCTCGTGGAGGTCCTCCATGAGTCCCTCACGCGCCTGCGGGCCGATGTCGGTATCCTCGTCCATCGGGTCGCCGATGGTGAGCGATTCGAGTTCCGCTTTGAATTTCTCCATGAACTCGTCGTAGACGGCTTCGTGAACGATGAACCGTTTCGCCGCGATACACGACTGTCCCGAGTTGATGGTACGCGCACGCGCGCCGACCTTCGCGGCGGTGTCCACGTCCGCGTCGTCGAGGACGACGAACGGGTCGCTCCCGCCGAGTTCGAGCACTGTCTTCTTCAAATTCTTGCCCGCGTTCTCGGCCACCGACCGGCCGGCGGCCTCGCTCCCGGTGAGCGTGACGGCCGTGATTCGCTCGTCTGCGATGATGTCCGCGACCTGGTCCGACCCGACGAGCAGCGTCTGGAAGACGCCCTCGGGGTAGCCTGCCTTGCGGAACACGTTCTCAATGGCCTGTGCGCATTCGGGGACGTTCGAGGCGTGTTTGAGCAGCCCGACGTTCCCGCTGGTCAGGTGCGGGGCGGCAAACCGGAACACCTGCCAGAACGGGAAGTTCCACGGCATCACTGCGAGGACCGCCCCGAGCGGCTCGTAGGAGACTTTCGACCGGGCGTGGGGTTCGCTGCCGATGACTTCGTCCTGGAGGTGTTCGCCCGCGTGTTCTGCGTAGTAGTCACAGACCCACGCGCACTTTTCGACCTCGGAGACGGCGGCCGTAATCGGTTTGCCCATCTCCCGGGTCATCATCTCTGCGTACTCCTGTTTGTTCTCCCGGAGCACCTCCGCGGCGTTTGCGAGCAACTGCTGGCGTTCGAGGATGGGGACGTCACGCCAGTCGTCGAACGCTTCCTGCGCGTTGTCGAGGGCTTCGTCGACCACGTCGTCCGTGTCCTCGGAAATCGGTTCGAGTGCTTCGCCAGTGGCCGGGTTGACGCGCTGCATACGTCACGATAGGGCAAACAGACGGGTAACTTTGATGGCGAACGAAGGTTCCGAAACTACCAGTCGATGACTCGACGCGACCGCCAGAACCGCCCAGAGGGGCCGCCGGGGGCGAACCGCGCCAGCCACGCCGGGGTGTCTGCGCCCTCCGCGACGCTGCGCGAGGCCCCCGGCCCGCCCATGTCGGTGCGCACCCATCCGGGACAGACGGCGTTGGCCATCAACCCGCGACGGTTGTACTCGCCGTGGAGGTACGCTGAGAGCCCGTTAATCCCGGCTTTCGAGATGCGGTACGGGCCATATCCACCAGACATGCCCTCGCCGAGTGCGCCCATCCCAGACGAGACGTTGACGATGCGCGGCCCCTCGGTTTCGAGCAACAGTGGGAGCGTGGCGCGAGCGACCAGCACAGCACCCCGAAGGTTCACCGAGAGCGTCTCGTCGATGGTCTCAATCGACTGCTCGTGAAGCGGCCTTCCCGTTCCAACCACGCCGGCGTTGTTCACGAGAATATCGAGTTTCCCGTGCTCGTCTCGAATTCGCTCTGCAGCCGCCTGAATCTGGTCGTCTGCGGTCACGTCGAGCAGAATTGGGTGCTGGTCTGGCGCATCTACGTCGGCCACGTCCCGCGCCCCGGCGTAGACGGTCGCGTCGTGACTTGCGAGCACCGCCGCTACCTCCTCGCCGATGCCGCGGCTCGCCCCCGTCACGAGTGCGACCTGTCCGTCGAGTGAATCGTAGAGTTCGACGCCGTCCATGGCTGTGAGAGGCGCGGAAGCGAGAAAAGGCTGTGGCGGAGGCGGCGCTGTTGAATGTTAGTAAACGTCGATTGCAGAACCGTCTTCGTGCGAGCACGGAGTGCTCGCAACCCTTTTTCGGGCGCGTTTTTCGCGCGAGCGTTTATGGCTCGCGCCCAAAAAGGTGCAGGTGCTAGTTGAAGTCCCGCCGCATCGCAATCTCGAACCACGGGCAGAGACGGAGCTGGCGGTAGAATCGTGGGTTCTCGTGCAGGTACTCGTAGGGGACCCACATCAGGCCGGCCACTTCCTCGTCGTTCACGTCGAGGCTTTTGTCTTGGAGGGTGCACTTGAGCACCGAGCAGACTTCCCATTCGAGACCCTCGTTCTCGTAGTAGCGTTTGTATTCGAACTTGTCCGTGACCCGGAGGTCGTCGTACTGGTCGGGCGTGATGCCGAGTTCCTCTTCTAAGCGTTCGCGGGTGGCTTCTTCCTGGGTCTGGCCCTCGACGGGGTGGGAGGCGACGGTGCCGTCCCAGTAGGTGTCCCAGAGGCGCTTGTTGAAGGCGCGCTGTGCGAGCAGAATGTTGCCGTCGCCGTCGAAGACGAGCGCGGTGAACGCGCGGTGTCGGATGCCGTCGCCGGTGTGAGCATCGAGACGGTTTACGAGTTCGAGTTCGGTGTCGTCCTCGTCCACTGCGATAACGTCCTGCATCGCGTTTTTGTGGAGTTCACCCGTAGACTCGCCCTCCGCCTCAGATTCGGCCGCAGATTTCGTCGTACTCATGCTGATACAGACAACGACCCCTTTCAAACACCCTTCGGATTCGGTCGGGTGCCCCACTCCTCCGGGTTGGGGTCGTAGGTCGGCCCGACGTGGAATCGCATCTCGCCGCGGCGACTGCGCGCGGACAGTTTGTTCAGTTTCAGCATCTCTCCGTCCAGACTGAAGTGGACCGGGTCGCCCTCGTGGGTCAGGCGCAGTTGGGGAACTTTGATGCGCGTCAGATGGGAGGCTCCGCGCTGGAGCAGGCGGTCTGCGGCCCCGCGGGTCAGGTAATTCAGCGTCGGCGCGCGCTTGATGATGACGACGTTCATCAGGCCGTCTTCCATGTTTGCCTGTTTGACCTGCTCGCCGGGGAACCGCCGGCCGTTGCCGATGAGAATCATGATTGCTTCCCCCGACCAGAGCACGTCGCCGCCCTCGCTCGCTCGCACGTCGATTTTCAGGCCGTCGAAACTCTGGGTCTTCTCCAGCGTGTTCAGGACGTACGCCATCACGCCGAGGCGTCGCTTCTGCTGGGGCGTGGTCGCGGCGCTCGCCTCCGCCGTGACGCCGGCGACACAGGAGTTAATGAACGGGCGCTCCTCCGCCCACCCGAGGTCGAGGCTGCGGACGTTCTTGCTATCCAGCACCTCGAAGGCGTGCGGGACGCTCTTGATGCCGATGTTGTCCGCAAAATCGTTCCCTGTCCCTGCTGGAACCACTCCCATCTCCACGTCGGAGAGGGCGTTCGCTTCGTCTACCCCTCGAACCACTTCGTTCAGCGTGCCGTCCCCGCCGCAGGCGACGACCATGTCGGCCTCCTCTGCGGCCTCCTTTGCGAGGGTGTGTGTCTCACCTTTCTTCGTGCTGTTCCACACCTCGTACCCCCGTTGCTCCCCGATTTCTGCGGCGCGTTTGCTGCGCTTTCGGTCGCCGCTGTTGGGGTTTCGGACGATGATTCGCCGCGCGTCGCTCATGGGCAGACATTGGACGCGGAGGTGATAGGTTTACTCCCGGAATCGCCGGACGATTCGGTACGCGACGTAGCAAAGTGAGAGGGTGACGGCCAGTGCGAGAATTGCGATGAATTTCATTTTGGGGGCAATTGCGAGGGTGACCATACGCGCACCTCGTCGTCGGTAAAAAAACCGAATTCCGTCCTACGCGTCTTCTGGAACCGGTTTGTACCCCTCGCCGACGAACACCGAGAGCGCCTGTGGCAGCGTCTCGATTGTCAGGCGGTCGGTTTCGAGCATCTCGCCATCCAGACTGAAGTGGCCAGTCCCATCTAGCACTGAGACCGTGAGCGATTTCGTCTTCAGGCGGTGGATGTGGTCTGTCTCGCCGCCGAAGAAGCGCGAAATCGCCGCCTCGCCCATCAGTTCGGCCGTCGGTCGTTCCTCGGCTATCGTCACGTCGAGCAGGCCGTCTTCGACGTTCGCCTGCGTCCCCCCGCTCGCGGGGAACCGGCGGGCGTTCCCGATGAGTGCGACGACCGCTTCGCCCGCCCACGAGTCGGCTACTTCGTGGTCTGTCTCGATGACGAGGCGCATTCCCTCGAACGAGTTGATCGTCTGGAACGTCGTGAACACGTAGGCGAGGACGCCGTACTTCGCTTTCATCTCGGGTGTGGTGTTCGCGCTCGCTTCGGCGGTCAGGCCGAATACGCAGGAGTTCACGAACGGGCGGCCGTTCGCGAGGGCGAGGTCGATTTTGCGGGCCTCGCCGCGCTCGATCACGTCGAAGGCGGTTTCGATATCCGTAATCCCAATTTGCCCGGCGAAGTTGTTCCCCGTCCCACAGGGAATCACGGCGAGTGTGGTGTCTTCGAGGGCGTCGGCTTCGTAGAGGCCGGCGACGACTTCGTTGACCGAACCGTCGCCGCCGCAGGCAGCGACGATTTCTGCGTCGGGGCCGAGCGTGCGGGCGAATTCTTTGGTGTCGCCTTCCTCATCAGTTTCGTAGAGATCGAAGCCGTGCTGGTCGGCGAGTTTTCGGATTTGGGCGACGTGGTTCCCACTCCCGCTGTTCGGGTTGCAGATAAGTACGCGGGACATTGACCGCTATCACGCGCCAGAAGACAAAAGGGCTGTTGGCCCTACGAGAAAGGTGTGTACGCCATCGACCTCCACTCTCATACCCGATTCTTTCACGGTCATCGTAATCTCGGCGATGCCTTCGACCCGATTGGGGTTCGCCTGCTCACGAAGGCGGCCTCGATGCGAGGGCTCGACGCGGTGGCGACGACGAACCACGACTACTACACGCCGTTCGACACGGGGTCGGTGGACATCCTCCCTGGCATCGAAGTCTCTTCTTCTCAGGGACACATCCTTGTCGTCGGGCCAGACCCGCCGATGGAGACGATTCCCGGGGAACTCACACCCGAGCAGGTCGTCGATATCGCCCACGAACGCGGCTGTGCGGCCATCATCGCCCACCCCTACCGCAACAGCACGGTCCGTGACGTGAAAGCGGACTTCGACGCCATCGAAATCAATGGCAAACATCCCCGAACCCACGAGTGGGTGCGTCGCCTCGCGCGCAAACGTGATCTCCCGCTGGTCGGTGGCTCGGACGCACACTATCCTATCGAAGTTGGCCGCGCGTACACGAAAGTCGATGTGGAAGAACCGACGCCAGAGAACATCGTCGCGGCCATTCGTGATGGCCGGGTCGAACCCCACGTCTCTATCAATTTCATCAACCGACTCGCCCACCGAGGGTACAAACTCACGCACGGCGCGAAGGGCTGGATGACGCCCCCCGACGCTTCCTCGCCCGGCATCGGCGACCCGCCACAGGAATCCGACAACTAGCCGAGGCGCTCGTCGAGAATCAGTCTCGTTTTCGTCCGCACGACTTCGTCCATCTCGCGGGCCTGTGTGATGAGTTCGTTTACCCCCTGCGTGTCTGCGGCGTCCACGATGAGGACGATGTCCTCCTCGCCGGACACCTGCCAGACGAAGTCGACCTCCTCCCATTCGGCCATCTTGTCCGTCACCGTGCGCGTGTCCACGTCCACGGCAACGCGCACCTCAATCATGGCCTTGATGTTCCCCGTCCGGGTGGTGACGGTGAATCGCTCTATCACCCCGTCTGCGAGCATCCGCTCGACCCGATTTCTGACGGTTCCTTCGGAGGTACCCACCTTCGAGGCGATCTCCGTGTAGGGCGTCCGGGCGTCGTGTCGCAGGATGCTCAGTATCTCTCGGTCAAGCGCGTCCATCGTGAGATTAGCACCTACACCGTGGCAACACTTGACGATTACGAAATTCGTAGCGATTCTACGAAAGTAACACTTATGGTGGGGGCTTTCGTACGCATCTCGTAATGTCGGACGCCTACGTGGCACTGGAGGGCGGTCGCGTCGTTGAGGCGCGGTCGCGTGCTCCTGGACAAGCCCGCGGGGAACTGGTTTTCACAACAGCCTATACCGGTTACGAGGAGAGCCTCACGGACCCCTCTTACGAGGAACAGGTCCTGACGTTCTCGTACCCACTCATCGGTAACTATGGCGTCCGAGCGGAGCGATTCGAGTCCGACCGGGTCCACCCTCGCGCCGTCGTCGCCCGTGAGTTGACCGACGACGTCGCCGAGTGGCTCGCCACCGAAGGCGTGCCCGCGGTGGACCACATCGACACACGCGACCTCGTCATCACTATCCGTGAAGGCGGGGCAATCAAGTGTGGCATCTCCGCCGGACCCGACGCCTCCCCGGAGAAAGCACTCGAAGCACTCGACGAGTGCAAGGGGATGAGCGAACACACTGACATCGGCGCGCAGGTGAGCGTTACCGAACCGAAAGTCGTGAACGCAGACGGCGACGGCCCCTCGGTCGCACTCGTCGACTGTGGCGCGAAGGGGAGCATCATCGACTCGCTCGCAGAACGCGACGCGAAAGTCACGGTGCTGCCCTACGACGCGACGCCGGAAGACGTGACCGCGGTGGACCCGGACATCCTGTTCATCTCGAACGGGCCGGGCGACCCGGCGAACTTCACGGACGCCCAGGCGCTCGTCACCGAGTTCGTGGGCGACCTGCCAATCGCCGGCATCTGCCTCGGCCAGCAGGTCGTCGCGGGCGCGCTCGGCGGCACGACCGAGAAGATGGCCTTCGGCCACCGCGGCGTGAACCAGCCGGTGCTCGACCTCGAGACGAAGCAGGTCGTCATGACCACGCAGAACCACGGCTACACGGTCGCAGACCCCGGTGACACCCTAGACGTGACGCAGATTAACGTGAACGACGACACGCCTGAGGGACTCGAAAACGAGGAACTCGACATCCTCACCCGGCAGTATCACCCAGAGGCCCACCCTGGCCCACACGACACGCTCGGCTTCTTCGACGACGTGCTCGCGATGGCGAAGTCAACACGTCGCCTCGTCACCTGCGACTGAGCTGAACATTCTTTCCGTTTTTCGCCGTACTGAGTGCCAACACTCTCGAATTTTGGAGATTCCGAGATTCGAAGGCGATATTTACCCGTACACAGTTCCCCCGATATGGACCGCGCTCCGTCTACCATCGCGTGGGCCGTCCTCGCGATGAGCCGTCCCTCCCACCTCTTGCTCGTGGCGTGGGTGTACGCCCTCGGCGTAGCCATCGCGTACGCGAGCGGCGCGGCGTACGACCCGCGCACGCTCGTCGCTGGCCTCGCCGCCCTCCTCCCCGCCGCCGCGAGCATCCACTACGTAAACGAGTACGCAGACCACGAGACGGATGCGCTGACGACGCGTACCCCGTTCTCGGGCGGAAGCGGAGCGCTTCCGAGAACTGGCCTCACGCCGAAGCTCGCGTTGTCTCTCGCCCTCGGGACGCTCCTCGTCGGCGTGGTGGTCACTGGCTACCTCTACACCGAGGAGTTCCTCTCGCGGCCCGCCGTCGGCCTGCTCGCTCTCGGGGCCCTCCTCGGGTGGGCGTACTCGCTCCCGCCGGTCGCGCTCGCGTGGCGCGGCCTCGGCGAACTCGACACCGCCGTCGTGGGCGGCCTCGTGCTCCCGCAGTACGGCGTCGCCGTCGCCGCGGGTGGCCTGAGCCGCACGGCGCTGCTCGCCACGGTCCCGTTTTCCATCCTCGTCTTCGTAAACCTGCTCGCCGTCATGTGGCCCGACCGCGAGGCGGACGCCGAGGTCGGCAAGCGCACGCTCGCCACGCGCCTCTCACCGCGGTGGCTGCGACGCCTCTATCTCGGCGGCGTGCTCGCGACGTTCGTGGCGCTCGCGGCGTTCACGGGCGGCGTCCTCCCGCGACCCGTCGCGCTCGCAAGTTACGCCATCGTTCCGCTGCTCGCCTGGGGGGCCAGCACGTACACGAAAACGGAAAATCCACTCCCGACGGTGCTCGCGATGGTGGTCCTCGCCGTCGCCCAGGGCCTCGCCTGGTTCCACGTCGCGGGCTTCTACCTCATCTACTGAGACTGTTCTGAGAAGTTGTTGCGCGCCATCGTCCAGTCCCAGTCGCTGTACTGCAACCGAGGCCGGTCGGTTCTCGGAACGACGCCGAATTTGTGCAGGAGGTCGTAGATGCCCGCCTTTCCGCCGAAGTCGCCGCGAAACCACAGCATGACGCGCGGGATGCGGGCGAAGCCCTTCTCTGGGTAGTGGCGGACCTCCATTTCGAGGGAGTGAGCCGTCGCCCGGTCCAGCGCTTCGTCTACTGTTTCGGGGTCGTAGCTTCGTATCGGCGGACAACTCTTCGCCCCACAATTCAACGCGAAGTGGATTCGCGGGTCGCGTGCGTCGAGTCGGTGTCGTTTCTCGAAGCCACTCGCAAACGGGTTGGGAATGTATCCGAGACCGTACTTCGTCTGTGAGCGCCGGAGAATCCCGTGTTCGACGTCGTCCAGGGTGAGGCTTTCGCCAGCCACGCAGAACGTCTCGGTGCCGAAGAACGCCCTTCGATTTTCGAAGGTCGCTGGCGTTTCTCGAAGCCAGCACTGGACGATGGCGTTGTAGACGTTCAGCCAGAATGCGAGTTTGTGGTCGTCGTCGGCTAGGCGCTCGTCCAGCGTGGTTCCAGAGAGCGCACAGAGGGCCTCGCGGTATCGACCGCGGGCGTCGCCACTCTTTACGGCTTCGAGAAACTGCTGTGAGAGGACGATGGGGTCCGTGGCGACCATCACTGCCCGTAGGTCGCCGGGCCTTTTCTACGTTGGGCGGTTATTCGCCCCAGTTGCGCACCTGCTTTGGGCGCTTCTCGACGGCGTCTACGTCGAGTGGGTCGTCGCGGGCCGCGAGCGCTTCGAGCACGGCGTTCGCGCTCTCTGCGGTGGAGTAGTACGGCACGTCTTCGGTGACGGCCTGCTGGAGCGTCGCCACGTCGTCTGAGATGACGAGGTCGACCTCGCCGTTGCGAATCGCGGCAGGCGCGTCGTCGAACTCGGCCACGTCGTAGAAGGCGTCGAAGCCGTCTACGTCGAGGTCACAGACGACGGTCCCGCTCTCGGGGAGTTCCTGTCCGGCGGCGGACTGGGCCTTCTCGTAGGCCTTCGGGAACGAGCGCGCAGAGCCCATCACTTCGCCGGTCGATTTCATCTCCGGACCGAGCCGTGGGTCGCTTCCTTCGAGGCGGTCGAATGGGAGGACGACCTCTTTCACGCTCACGTGCTCTGGCACCTGCTCTTCGACGCCGAGTTCCGGGAGCGAGCTCCCGGCCATCACCTTCGCCGCGAGCTTCGCGATTGGGACGCCCGTCGCCTTCGAGACGAACGGGACGGTGCGCGAAGAGCGTGGGTTCGCTTCGAGGACGTACACCTCGCCGTCTTTGACGGCCAACTGGACGTTGAGCAGGCCTATCGTTTCGAGAGCGCGCGCAATGTCCGTCGTCACCTCGCGGACGCGCTTCAGGAGGTCGGTATCGAGCGAGCGCGGCGGAATCATACACGCGGAGTCGCCGGAGTGGACTCCCGCCGTCTCGATGTGTTCCATGATGCCGCCGATGAGGACGTTTTCGCCGTCTGCGACGGCGTCCACGTCGAGTTCCACTGCGCCATCGAGGAACTGGTCTACGAGAATCGGCTGGTCCGGACTCACGCGGACGGCCTCCTCGATGTAGGTCTTCAGTTCCTCGTCGTCGTAGACGATTTCCATCGCGCGGCCGCCGAGCACGTAGCTCGGACGGACGAGCACCGGATAGCCCAGGTCGCGAGCGAGGTCGAGCGCCTCCGCCTCAGAGCGCGCCGTGCCACCCTCTGGCTGGGCGATGTCGAGGTCGTCCATGAGCGCGTTGAAGCGGTCGCGGTTCTCCGCTAAGTCCATCGCGTCGATGGAGGTGCCGAGAATCTGACAGTCTAAGCCACGACGTTCGAGTTCTTCCTCCAGTGGGTGACCGACGTTGACGGAGGTCTGGCCACCGAATTGGACCATCACGCCGTCCGCGTTGGTGCGTTCGACGATATCCGCAATCTCCTCTGCGGTAATCGGTTCGAAGAACAGGCCGTCAGAGGTGTCGTAGTCCGTGCTCACCGTCTCCGGGTTGTTGTTCACGACGTGGGCGTCGATACCCATCTCGCGCAGCGCGCGGACGGCGTGAACCGCACAGTAGTCGAACTCGACGCCCTGCCCGATGCGGATGGGGCCGCCGCCGACCACGACGACGCTCTCTACGTCCTCGTCTACTTGCACCTCGTTGTGGCGCATCGAACTGATTGGGTCGCGAGCGGAGTAGTAGTACGGCGTGCTCGCGGCGAACTCACCCGCGCAGGTGTCCACCTGTTTGTAGGTGCGTTCTGGGGCGACGGTTTCGACTTCGTCTACGCCGACACCCGCAATCTGTGC
This sequence is a window from Haladaptatus sp. QDMS2. Protein-coding genes within it:
- a CDS encoding prenyltransferase, coding for MDRAPSTIAWAVLAMSRPSHLLLVAWVYALGVAIAYASGAAYDPRTLVAGLAALLPAAASIHYVNEYADHETDALTTRTPFSGGSGALPRTGLTPKLALSLALGTLLVGVVVTGYLYTEEFLSRPAVGLLALGALLGWAYSLPPVALAWRGLGELDTAVVGGLVLPQYGVAVAAGGLSRTALLATVPFSILVFVNLLAVMWPDREADAEVGKRTLATRLSPRWLRRLYLGGVLATFVALAAFTGGVLPRPVALASYAIVPLLAWGASTYTKTENPLPTVLAMVVLAVAQGLAWFHVAGFYLIY
- the carB gene encoding carbamoyl-phosphate synthase large subunit, whose product is MTDGADRTILLIGSGPIQIGQAAEFDYSGAQACRALQEEGARVVLVNSNPATIMTDPEMADAVYLEPITTDAITEIIRKERPDGVIAGLGGQTGLNVTAELAEEGVLEEYDVEIMGTPLDTIYATEDRDLFRQRMESIGQPVPRSETIDDIDQLEAAVDAVGGLPVIMRTTYTLGGSGSGVVSEMDELRERTRKGLRLSRNNEVLITESIAGWIELEYEVMRDADDSCIIICNMENLDPMGIHTGESIVVTPSQVIPDEGHQEMRTAALDVIRELGIQGGCNIQFAWHDDGTPGGEYRVVEVNPRVSRSSALASKATGYPIARVTAKVALGKRLHEIENEITGETTAAFEPAIDYVVTKIPRWPKDKFPEVDFTLSTAMKSTGEAMAIGRTFEESFLKALRSTEYEPSADWAEVSDDELETDYLIAPSPDRPFAIFEAFERGYTTEQICEFTGIREWYVERFERIAEATVAAQNGDFAKAAQAGYTNAQVAQIAGVGVDEVETVAPERTYKQVDTCAGEFAASTPYYYSARDPISSMRHNEVQVDEDVESVVVVGGGPIRIGQGVEFDYCAVHAVRALREMGIDAHVVNNNPETVSTDYDTSDGLFFEPITAEEIADIVERTNADGVMVQFGGQTSVNVGHPLEEELERRGLDCQILGTSIDAMDLAENRDRFNALMDDLDIAQPEGGTARSEAEALDLARDLGYPVLVRPSYVLGGRAMEIVYDDEELKTYIEEAVRVSPDQPILVDQFLDGAVELDVDAVADGENVLIGGIMEHIETAGVHSGDSACMIPPRSLDTDLLKRVREVTTDIARALETIGLLNVQLAVKDGEVYVLEANPRSSRTVPFVSKATGVPIAKLAAKVMAGSSLPELGVEEQVPEHVSVKEVVLPFDRLEGSDPRLGPEMKSTGEVMGSARSFPKAYEKAQSAAGQELPESGTVVCDLDVDGFDAFYDVAEFDDAPAAIRNGEVDLVISDDVATLQQAVTEDVPYYSTAESANAVLEALAARDDPLDVDAVEKRPKQVRNWGE
- a CDS encoding DUF547 domain-containing protein — encoded protein: MVATDPIVLSQQFLEAVKSGDARGRYREALCALSGTTLDERLADDDHKLAFWLNVYNAIVQCWLRETPATFENRRAFFGTETFCVAGESLTLDDVEHGILRRSQTKYGLGYIPNPFASGFEKRHRLDARDPRIHFALNCGAKSCPPIRSYDPETVDEALDRATAHSLEMEVRHYPEKGFARIPRVMLWFRGDFGGKAGIYDLLHKFGVVPRTDRPRLQYSDWDWTMARNNFSEQSQ